The Deinococcus depolymerans genome includes a region encoding these proteins:
- a CDS encoding IS982 family transposase → MGRPDLTVLPLREAVTNLSHWIAPHIPAKLLHRHEKISDADLLAVAILQKLHKVPYFSRWWRFLKINHFPQFPSEPQARIRLARLTPVVEQLATEVQCLDFVAVDSEPLPVCTFKRAPRCKFRGARYGFSTSGPVYGFKLHAWSALHGRIVRYVIRPANEHDFSVLWEMNREWPSYGAPKQIGDKGYQSGSCLTPPKTNARQVDPRWKPEYGAARKCIESAFSVLVGAGLRWGQVKTLLSLRLKVALNVLAHNLKFSDLKG, encoded by the coding sequence ATGGGCCGTCCCGATCTGACTGTATTGCCGCTCCGCGAGGCGGTTACGAACCTCAGCCACTGGATTGCACCACATATTCCAGCCAAGCTCCTCCATCGACACGAGAAAATCTCAGATGCAGACCTGCTCGCGGTCGCCATCCTCCAGAAGCTCCACAAGGTGCCCTACTTCAGTCGGTGGTGGCGTTTTCTCAAAATCAACCACTTCCCACAGTTCCCTTCTGAGCCACAGGCTCGGATTCGTCTGGCTCGCCTCACGCCAGTCGTTGAACAGCTCGCCACCGAAGTCCAGTGCCTAGACTTCGTCGCCGTGGATTCTGAGCCACTCCCAGTCTGCACGTTCAAACGGGCACCACGCTGCAAGTTTCGAGGGGCACGGTACGGCTTCAGTACGTCTGGACCCGTGTATGGATTCAAATTGCACGCGTGGTCTGCACTTCACGGTCGGATCGTCCGATACGTGATCCGACCTGCAAACGAACATGATTTCAGTGTGCTGTGGGAGATGAATCGGGAATGGCCCTCTTACGGAGCGCCAAAACAGATTGGAGACAAAGGCTACCAGTCAGGCAGCTGCCTGACGCCGCCAAAAACCAACGCAAGACAGGTCGATCCTCGCTGGAAGCCAGAGTACGGCGCGGCCAGAAAATGCATTGAGTCGGCGTTCTCCGTCCTCGTTGGAGCAGGACTCCGATGGGGGCAGGTCAAGACACTACTCAGCCTGCGACTGAAAGTGGCTCTGAACGTCCTGGCGCATAACCTGAAATTCAGCGACCTCAAAGGCTGA